The Pseudomonadota bacterium DNA segment GGACCACGGCCCTCGCCGGAGGGTTCTGCTCCGGACTGTTCGCAGGATTCTTCGGGGTCGGCGGGGCCGTTCGCGGCGCTTTTCTTGCCGCCTTCAAGCTGCCGAAGGAGGTGTATATTTTCACTTCCGGACTGATCGCCCTGTTCATCGATCTGACCCGGGTATCGCGCTACCTCTGGGGGGGAACGCGAATCTCCGGCGAGCTGCTCTATTTTTTGCTGGCGTGCATTCCCCTCTCGTTTGCCGGGGCGTACCTGGCAAAAAAATTCCTGAGCGGGATTTCCAGAGACTCCTTTCGGACCTTTGTCGGTGTTTTTCTTGCCCTGGTCGGGGCCACGCTGCTGTTTCGACCCTGAACCGGAAAAAAATCCGTTGCCCCGCCCCCCAATCATCTTCTTGATTTTCCGGCCGCGCCGGTGTACTGAACCAGAAACCCATAGATGAAGGTAAACAAAAATGCGGGCCATTATTATTTCAGCCGGACTACTCTGCTGCAGCAATATTTTCATGACCTTCGCCTGGTACGGCCACCTGAAAAATCTCTCCCACAAGCCGTGGATCATCGCCGCGCTCGTCAGCTGGGGCATCGCGCTCTTTGAATATCTGCTCCAGGTTCCGGCGAACCGGATCGGCTTTCAGGCGATGAACCTCGGCCAACTCAAAATCCTCCAGGAGGTCATCACCCTTTCGGTTTTTGTCCCGTTTTCGGTCCTCTTCATGAAGGAAGAGATCCGGCTCGATTTTCTCTGGGCGGGGCTGTGTATCCTGGGCGCCCTTTTTTTCATCTTCCGGCAGAAGTTGCTCGGCGCCTGAAGGAGACCATCTGATGACCCTTGAACAGATTGTCCCGGTCCTCCAGCTGTCGATCAGCCCGGTGATTGTAATTTCCGGCGCCGGCCTGGTGCTGCTGTCGATGACCAACCGGTTTGGCCGGGTCATTGATCGGGCGAGAATTCTGGCACAGCTGCTGCGGACTGATTCCAGCAGTGAGTCCCATCAGGTCCGGAGTCAACTTCTGATCCTGACCCGCAGGGCACGACTGCTCCGGGTATCCATCGCCCTTGCCTCACTGAGCCTGCTGCTGGCGGCCTTTCTGGTGATCGGTCTGTTTATTGTTGCCCTGATGAATCTTGAGGCGGCCTCATTGATCATCATCCTCTTCATCTCCTGCATGAGTTCCCTGATCCTCGGCCTGCTTTTTTTCATTGCCGACGTCAATGTTTCGCTCTCGGCGCTCCAACTCGAAACAGAGCTGGAAAAAGATGGGAACTGCTGAGCGATGGAAAATTTTGCGGTTACCATAACCTGCCTGTTGATCGGCATGGCCATCAGGCGGCTCCCCGCTTTTCCCAGGGAGACCGGCAATGTCCTGAACGTCTTTGTCATCTATATCTCCCTGCCCGCACTGGTTCTGCTCAAGATTCCGGAACTGGTCTTCTCGCCGGACCTTCTGGTGCCCGCCCTGCTGCCCTGGGTGATGCTGGCGCTGTCCGCTTCGGCGATCCTGCTCCTGTCAAAGATTCTACACTGGGATCGTTCCACCACCGGCTGTCTTCTGCTCTTGATCCCCATGGGAAACACCTCCTTTCTCGGCATCCCGATGGTGAAGGCCTTTTTCGGTGATCAGGCGATCCCGTATGCGGTTCTCTATGACCAGTTGGGTTCCTTCCTCGCCCTCGCCACTTACGGTTCGTTCATCCTCGCCTGTTACGGCTCGGGCGAGAACAAACCGACCGTCGCGAGCGTATGCAAAAAAATTGCCCTCTTCCCGCCCTTTATCGCCCTGCTGGTCGCCCTGCTGCTCAGGGCGGTGCCATACCCGGCAACGGCCGTTGGTCTGCTGAAAATTCTCGCCGCCACCCTGGTACCGCTGGTCATGGTTGCTGTGGGTTTTCAGCTCACCCTGCGCCTGACCCGGGAGGTCTTCTCGCAACTCGGGATTGGACTCTCGATAAAACTGGTCGGCGCGCCGCTTGTCGCCTTGTTTCTTTGTAAACTGGCGGGGCTCGAAGGAGAAGCGGTACAGGTGGCGATATTCGAATCCGGCATGCCGCCGATGGTTTCAGCGGGCGCCCTGGCGATTCTGGCCAACCTCTCCCCCCGTCTCACCGCCGCCCTGGTCGGCATCGGCATTATTCTGAGTTTCATTACCTTGCCTTTTCTTTATCAACTGCTATAAAATCGAGCTGAACAGCTTATCTGTTCGTACGATACTTATTCTATAATGGTGAAAGAAGGAAATCAGCCATGCTCAGAAAAATCACCCGGAGTTCCTATCTCAACCTGCTCAGCGGGCTCATTCTTATTCTCTCGGCAGGGATCGAAACAATCGAAGGCTTCGGCGAAGGCTCCATTGGCGCACACCACGGCATCCTGGTCTTCGGCCTCATCCAGATCACCAAAGCGATTCCGGAAATCATGCACGGCCTGAAAGAGCTGGAAGAAGCGAAAGAACTCCGCGCCGAAAATTGATGGGTTCGTACAAAATCGTCTCCGTCCTGATCGTCCTTCGATAAACCAATGAGCGGAATGGCGCTGTCCGACTTGTGCCTTTTTACGAGACCGACAAAACTGAGAAGCAGGATCGGGAATTGATCGCGATGTTCCCGGTTTTGAAATGGAAAACAATAAATAAAAGGAGGCTGTCATGTTTAAAAATCTCTGCGCGATATTGCTTCTGCTCACCGTTGCCGCCTGTGCCACTGCCGGAACCAGGATCGATAGAACCCACATCGATCAAGTGAGTAACGGGGTTCAGGACAAGGCGCAGATTCGCGCCTGGTTTGGTGAGCCATACACGATAAAAACAGATCTCACCGGACATCCCGGCGGCTGTGTTGAACGCTGGACCTTTGAATATGCCAAGGCTCAGGGATTCGGCAAGGTGACCTATTCCGAAATTCTGATCGTCGATTTCGATGCGGCGGGCAAGGTTTGCGACCACGCCTTTTCGAAATCAGGAAGTGAATAATATCAAAGTCGCAATCAGGCCCGGCAGATAATCACAGGAGGAACCGCTCCTGTGATTATTAACGGCTTTACCTGACTCCTCCGTAGGAGTTTTCCTGCGTCGCCTCTTTTCCGTCAAGCAGGAAGCCCCGCCACCTCGTCAATCGCCCGTTTACTCCACCCCTTTCCTGTCCCGATCTAATTTCCCGGACCATCAGGCAACAATATCCTTGGTCATACC contains these protein-coding regions:
- a CDS encoding DMT family protein, whose amino-acid sequence is MRAIIISAGLLCCSNIFMTFAWYGHLKNLSHKPWIIAALVSWGIALFEYLLQVPANRIGFQAMNLGQLKILQEVITLSVFVPFSVLFMKEEIRLDFLWAGLCILGALFFIFRQKLLGA
- a CDS encoding DUF2721 domain-containing protein, with the translated sequence MTLEQIVPVLQLSISPVIVISGAGLVLLSMTNRFGRVIDRARILAQLLRTDSSSESHQVRSQLLILTRRARLLRVSIALASLSLLLAAFLVIGLFIVALMNLEAASLIIILFISCMSSLILGLLFFIADVNVSLSALQLETELEKDGNC
- a CDS encoding AEC family transporter — protein: MENFAVTITCLLIGMAIRRLPAFPRETGNVLNVFVIYISLPALVLLKIPELVFSPDLLVPALLPWVMLALSASAILLLSKILHWDRSTTGCLLLLIPMGNTSFLGIPMVKAFFGDQAIPYAVLYDQLGSFLALATYGSFILACYGSGENKPTVASVCKKIALFPPFIALLVALLLRAVPYPATAVGLLKILAATLVPLVMVAVGFQLTLRLTREVFSQLGIGLSIKLVGAPLVALFLCKLAGLEGEAVQVAIFESGMPPMVSAGALAILANLSPRLTAALVGIGIILSFITLPFLYQLL